The Kitasatospora paranensis genome has a window encoding:
- a CDS encoding succinate dehydrogenase hydrophobic membrane anchor subunit, giving the protein MASDTTDQLVVPSVHAHTGQGLGTGNPADAFVVEPARARTKRTPRRTRTNFEMLAWLFMRLSGVVLVFLILGHLLIMLVLDGGVSKIGFAFVAGRWASPFWQGWDLLMLWLAMLHGTNGMRTVINDYAEKDSTRLWLKTLMGAAAVFTVLLGTLVIFTFDPNI; this is encoded by the coding sequence ATGGCTTCTGACACCACCGACCAGCTGGTCGTCCCCTCGGTCCACGCCCACACCGGGCAGGGCCTGGGCACCGGCAACCCCGCCGACGCGTTCGTCGTCGAGCCGGCCCGTGCGCGCACCAAGCGGACCCCGCGCCGCACCCGCACCAACTTCGAGATGCTCGCGTGGCTCTTCATGCGGCTCTCCGGCGTGGTGCTGGTCTTCCTGATCCTCGGCCACCTGCTGATCATGCTGGTGCTCGACGGCGGCGTGTCCAAGATCGGCTTCGCCTTCGTGGCCGGCCGCTGGGCCTCGCCGTTCTGGCAGGGCTGGGACCTGCTCATGCTCTGGCTCGCCATGCTCCACGGCACCAACGGCATGCGCACCGTGATCAACGACTACGCCGAGAAGGACTCCACTCGGCTCTGGCTGAAGACCCTGATGGGTGCTGCCGCGGTGTTCACCGTGCTGCTCGGCACTCTGGTGATCTTCACCTTCGACCCGAACATCTAA